The Mytilus galloprovincialis chromosome 3, xbMytGall1.hap1.1, whole genome shotgun sequence genomic interval ATTAAGGGTCGACAAAAATGGAGGGCTggaaatttgaactgccactCGAAAATGAGGGTAAATCGGATAGGGACAGAAAGTTTGCCTTGCAACACGTCCCttcattaaccatgttaacggACCAAAGAGTTTTTTCCAAGGGTTATGACTTACAGAAAGCGTGCAttgaatatttctataccccaatCATCCTTTGAATTGGTTGTTTCATTTCACGTCctaattttttttgtcgtttgagAGTTTGGTGTTGATGGCATATAATTGTAGTTTCTGTGTAAATTATTGCGTTATTAGAGTCGGGTAATATTGTATAGATATCTGTCTATTATTCAAGACTATGACCCTCAGATGACTTTTTGCTTTTTGAGGGGTTGCAGTCCGTTTGATGTATATATCCCACATTTTTTGTATTCAATCGTAAACCAAATTATGATATTAAATTGTTGATTGATATAAAGTAATGACATACATAAATCTACTGATGTAAAAAAGTAGCATTACAGTAAGACGGTCATATTAAAACTCCTCAGATATATCAGGCGTATGatttggtacgccagacgcgttttgtctacattagactcatcagttacCCGAGACTCGAAAAGTTGAGAGCATTATTTAACGAATATTCAATAATTTGCTCTTCTTACAGGGTGCACCATGTACAACGGCTAGATATTCTACATCTGGTAAAGAGAACAAGAGATATAGTGTAGGTATTCTTGGTGCAGGCAGAATCGCTAGCTCTGTGCATATTAAAAACATTCTTAGGAACCGTAAATTAGTAGTCAAATGGATCGTAGATGACAGTAAAGATGCACTAGCCAATGTTCAGGACGAACATCTAATTTTTGACGTACCATTTCATCCGTCAAAAGAAGTTGACAGTTTAATTGACGATAAAAGGTATGTGGATTTGATCTTCATTTTGAAGGACTCACTTCGGATGTGAGCGACAAATTGCATTCAGTAAGTACCAGCGTATATTTTTCCTGTgactttccatttaaaaaaaatgtgaacattATCCCAAAAAGTAAGTCACTTGGAATAAACTTATTCTATTTATTATTTATGATGAAATTGTGGCAGTTCAGTTTTCTCGCATTTCGGGATAAAACAGTTTGACAATGATCTTGAGTTCTTCTTGCCTTTTTTTGGCGACAACAACGTATTTGTCACAAAACCTTAGAGAACACGTAAACGGGTTAAAACCGTTGTATCACCCTCGCTTATCATCAGGAAAAACACCGATTATACTGCTTATGTCGTCCATTATCAGACAGGATCGTCATGCTAAATTCACATCATACATCAGTTTTCCATGAATcattttatacaatattttcaATCTATACCATTTCAGAACATTCTTCATTATGGAGTGTTAATTTCAGCCATTATAACTACCTATTTCAAAATTGGATTGCACATCACAATTTGGGTTGCATATCACAGAAAAGGGTTTTCAACtattattcatgtaaaaaaaatcactctGATATGCAAGAAATAGAGTGAAGTTGACATTTTGTTGTAACATAACTTATGGTCATTTGCCTTTTCAGTCTTGATGCAGTCTTTGTATTTACCCCAACATCAACTCATGCTGATTACATCTGTAGAAGCTTAAACAAAGGTAGTCATTTTAACATGTATACAGACCATACAACCTCTTTCagtttttaagatatatatatatattgaatctTTTATTTTCATACGCTTTTCCCCTTTAAAATCACTGCGTGGAAAGTACTTTTTTTTTCACGAAAACAAACGATTATCGATAACTTAAATGGAAAGAATGTGTACCATCGATTCTGAAAGAAAGTACATTAACTTTCAACATATCTACGACCTTATATATAACACACATTTTGCAAGGAAACTGCTGCTGTCTACCGAATTGCATTCTCATGAAATTATCATCTTTTGCGTCTCGTTTTTAATGCTAAAAAAGTTTAGCAACTTTCATTTAATATTCATACAAAAGCTATTGCTTTTGACAGCACACATGAATTACATGACAGGGTCACAGTTAAGTGTACCGCATTTTGCTACTGGGTTCCTTTTATGTAATGATGTTGTTTGAGAGATTCGGCTTCCGTTTACAGCTAACCTAAGCATCCAATGAGTCAATGTTATGGGGGGAAATAAGAAGATGAAGTTTTAATTATAAGGAAATTTTccttgaaaaaatcttacagactaaaatatatattttaaactggCAGCAAATGTTGTAGTTTTATTTAAATGGTGTAACTGACGATGTCCGTTTCTTATATGAACATCATATTTTAAAGATTCTGTTATCTGTATGTGATAGTTTTGTATTCGTgcacattatacatgttatacaagcACCAGTATCTGTTTGGTTAAGATTGAAGTCAGCACTATCGTTCTTTTCCCGTATTCAATAATTCAAAACAATAATTTCGTAAGACATTATCTAGTAAGCTTTATCATCTATATATAGCTAAAAtaagataatataaaaataataagacatggtacatgtatgattgccGGTGAAACAACTCTTTACCACAGATCAAATAACTGATaatgttagcaactataggtcaccgtacggccttcaggaATTATATATGTAAAACCCATGCATACCGCttattcagctataaaagcccccgatatgacaaatgtaaaagaattcaatGATCGAGAAATCTAAGACCTGATTTATGTCATGCAAAAGAATAAACGTAAAGCAAATATTATGtacagcaacaaaagacaacctTTGCAAGGTTAAGACCATTCTACTTTGATGTTGAATTAGATTGCAACAACTTTGATAGATTTGGAATGAGGAAGTTAGTTACATGACCAAATATTTATCCACCATGGATTACTGGCTAATcccaccacattttgtatgtttctGACCAGATCTAGAGGCGGGATATCAAGTGTTTGTCGTTGGGTGACTACCAACGAATTATAGGATACAGAGTTGACTATTGTTCTATAACTTCTGACTTGTTTAGTTGCGTTTCGTTCTGTTCAGTTTCGTTCCGTAATTATCTGTAATAGCACCAGCCAGTTATTTATATGTAAGCCTATGTTTTTAAACTGTAAACTGGGCTGATTTTGTTTTCGCTGTCACAAGTCAAGGAAGTTTtgttatattcattttaatatctttttatgagtcttatttagacgaaacgcgcgtctggcgtactaaatttgataactatttaaaccactgggtcgatgccactgctggtggacgtttcgtccccgagggtatcaccagcccagtagtcaacatttcggtgttgacatgaatatcaatcatgtggtcatttttataaatttcctgtttacataactttgaatttttcgaaaaactaaggattttctttattacaggcatagattaccttagccgtatttagcacaactttttggaattttggatcctcaatgctctttaactttgtacttgtttggctttacaaatatttcgatttgagcgtcactgatgagtcttatgtagacgaaacgcgcgtctggcgtactaaattataaacctggtacttttgataactatttatacgtaccattttatgaaaacatacaagttttaatgataaaaaaaaatatgtttgctatgattcaattttaaaatgataCGTTATTGGTCGATCTCAAAACATATTAATATTTGTGTAATGTTCGTGAATTAGATGGTCATCGTGTTATACTTTCAGGAAAGAATGTTCTAACAGAAAAGCCAACGGGATCCACATATGATGAAATAAAACTGTGCTATGAAACAGcagagaaaaacaacaaaatattagtCACAGGGTTCCAGAGGTAACATATTTTATATCATGTTATTATGTTAACAACTTAAATTTTCCCGCAAATTATCCATTGTTTATCATTGCTATAAACATGtgtaattaaactcatcataaatataataccaggattaaatttggtACTTCCgcaagacgtgcgtttcgtctacaccagactcatcagtaacgctcgaatccaaaaaagttaaaaaggccaaattaagtacgaagttgaagagcattgaggaccaaaattcctataAGTTAGTGAGATTTGACTTTTTCATGTTCTCTTACAATGTCTTTGCCTCATTTGTTGTCctattttacaattttgtttttacagacGATTTGATCCATTGTTTCAAGATATATATGCAGCAACTAGAAATGGTGGAATAGGAGATATccaaatgataaaattaacaaacagagATAGTCCAAAGCCAGCCTATGAATTCTTACTTaatacaggtacatgtacatagatataagaaaatgtgatatgagtgtcaatgagacaactctccattcaagtcacaatttgtaaaagtaaatcattataggtcaaagtatggtcttcaacactgagcctttgctcacaccgaacagcaaaatATAAAGGCCCCCACAAATAagtagtgtaaaactattcaaacgggaaaaccaacggtctaatttatataataaacgagaaaagagaaacacttgATAAACCacgtcaacaaacgacaactactgaacatcagatttctgaaAATATGTACATAGATATATAGGAAGAGCCtggtggtatgaatgccaatgagacaattctccatccaagtcacaatttataaaagtaaacctttttaGGTTAAggtcagtggcgtagctaggtcatttttatgtgtacgcccgaaccttggcgaggggTCTGCGGACCCCAAACTGATCCATGTCAAACAATTTCTGGTTGTGGATTAGATCTAGGGAGCGAGGCCCCCGGAAGCTAATGAGTTATCGAGAATGAATACCATTCCTGTCATCAAAAACTCATCAGTAGCAACATACTTTagaatctaaatggtttattttgtgatgttaaattattcattttgttaatttgaaatataatggtCATTGGATTCAGAGATAATGTCAAAACCAGTagcttttaaatatgttttaaaagagCTGTGAGGGTAAAGCAATTAACTAACAAAATCACCTTTCTAATTCCAAATTTCATAAATGAACATTAATCTTCAGAGATGTTCAGGTGCAATATTAGATATCATAAAGGGTTCTGTGGAACCCTGTTTTTTTGTCAAGGATCAAACAAAAAGTGAATccatttatcagtccattacaggatttaaaaaaaaatccaacattttctttagatattttttcttgatctggagtACTAGTTTCGGCCCAAGTTTCATGACAATTTATGAAGATTGatgcattgataatttataaaaagcCATACAGTCTATCAGTATAATactgaaaaatgaataaacaaataatttacttTCAAAACTTTGCTTCagacaaaaataaaatgcttGGAATCTATTGAAGTTTCATTTAATTCGATGAAGTTTTGACAATGAATTTGTTGTGTAAATTTTTTAACCCCACACTATAACTTTTAGTACCCGTTAATTTTGTCCGTAAAACACGAGAAAACTAACTTCAATATTATGCCCTCAGTCAGTTTACTCTTTTGACCATAAACAGTTTCAGTTCAACTTCCTGAAAATTTCACAAAGGTTTGGCaaatttattatcatttaaaaaataagtttctcaacaacctaaatattgacgccgcCGATGAAATTTAGGATCGATTTGTTGCGCCTTGGCgtcataaatacaaatgtatgtcacAGGTTCGACAAAACTGTAAACCACAAAACGAATGTAAGGAGATAAAGGATTGCTTTAAACAAAAGAGAGGAGTATAAAACTCACAGTAGCTTTAGacttgacagaaaatgaacaaataaatgaTATGATACCATTTGAAAGAAAGTAAATTTCGTCAATTTGATCCTCAATTACAAGCCAACGAAGAAAGAATTATAAAACTGATGTGCTTCtaacaagttatttttattttctttagattaaaatatttttttaacaaaatttaagtgtacgcccgggcgttttgacgtaaacgtagctacgcgcctgaaggtacggccttcaacatggagtcttggctcacaccgaacagcaagctataaagggccccacaaaaATCTAGTGTAAAACCATGTATGCATGTATAAGATTTTCTGTAACGAATCATTCAATGAGTAATATCCGATGTAAAATTTACTATTTATGGtctaaatgtaaaattaaaaagcCGTAATCTAGTATTTAGTGATACCATGTCTGGTAAATTATTTTGCCATCCATTTActtaagagtttttttttaccCGAAATAACTTATCATACATCTTATTCTTTCTTAATCGTGGATGTTAAGGTTTTTGGATTTCTCACTTTAGATTCAGAAGGGTGTAACATTGTATCAGATCTCGCTGTACATGACATTGACATGATGGTCTGGATGACCAATGGCGAGTTACCAGAATCAGTCTACACAATAGGACATATACATGACCCAAAGCTTAAGTCAGCCAGACAACCAGACACTGCAGTCGTTACGCTCAAGTTCAAGAATGGGATAATGTGTACTATTGATTTGTCACGTGATGCTGTTTATGGTTATGACATTCGATTAGAGGTTAGATATTATAATAGTTATCTTAGTTTGTGTATGGTTACTAGTATGACATTCGATTAAAGATATATAAGACTGGATCGATTTCCGTTCATGGATGAAAATTTGAGGGACTGAATTTTCGACTCTCCCTagcttgacaccatttgcgagtatggtcttgaggagacgataatagtccgtcggaaggggacgataaatggctgacccgtgttaagggagagtcatatctcttgcacgttaaagacatacccttgtagatttcgaaaaagagcaggctaatgccgctgtacaaggcagcactcgcacccgcaaagtggaaaaggattaatataagttgcaaaacttgtttcctaatccactataaataaatatgtttaaactaaagataTATCAGACTGTATTTAATACTATTTATTCCATAGTAGTGTAACCAATCTTTAAATTTATTCAGTTAAAAAAGGAGATGTAATATCAATTATTGAGTAAAACTCTCCACCGGAGTCCAAATGACATTGTTTAACCAAGGTTATCTTGGTTGCACTAAACAGTAAGCAAGTTCCATACAATACAGTAAACTTTAAGGTAACATTACAGAATTTGAAACaatacaaacgaaaaaaaacaacCCACCAAGTCGGATTTATGACTAAACAATAAACGAAACACCAACATCGCAGCATGACAAATAACAACAAACCTGACAGTACTTCAATGTGGTGTTGCCAAGGAGTAAATGTAATGCTAAAATGAAAGTCCCCTTaaatgggacaggcacatattcTCCGtgaatgtgacagggttaaacataATGTTTGGGTAATGGGGTTACAACACACATAAAAGCATATACTTTTATTTAGTTTAAACTTCGGAATTACTTGACTCATTGAATTTGgccataaactgtgattcatcaTAATACAGAAaccatatgaaaaaaaaaagaaatgacatgattgccaatgaaacaactatccaacagTATGCGTAGGGGCGTATTTGGTGCACATGGGATTATCTACATCCTGTTCGTAAACTTTATTGCCGAAACGTACTTTAATTAGATGTTGCCAAGGAGTGAATGTGGTGCTTTAGTCATCCCATCGCAGTTCCAGTCGGTATATCAAGCGcgtttttagtttttttcattCCCGAAGCTTCCTGATATTTTGAAATAACAGAATACCAATACGATTGTCTATCCATGTAGAATTTAAAACTCATACTGcgtttttaaattagttttctcTAAATCAAACATCGGACGGCATGGTAATTAATATATGTTCGTGACATGATGTTTTGAAATAGATGTTAGATTAActtctttttgataaattttagtttATGCAGCCATCGATTTTACATTTACTATTTCCATTTAACAATTTTGTTTCCAAATTAATGTCTCAAATAAGTACTTacagttatatagtttataaatttgaaaaaccAGGTTATTGAAGTTTTCATTTGAGTTTCTTTGATCTAGAGAAATCACTATCAAACTTTCTTAATTTATCAGTGTCCCAACTTTGAATTACTCACCACGTCAGCAATCCTTTAAACCGCTAGGATAAAacttatatcaaatgaaaattgTATAAATGCTATCCTCTCATTTTCACTGTACCCAAGATGAAAATAAAGATGCACACTCCAACTGATTAGCTTACTTATAGCTTCCTTAAATCcaattaaaattcatattttaattaGACTGGTGTACCCAGGAGAAACATCAAAAGATGCGTTTATATATGAGATTTAACTTTCAAAGTAAATATATTTCTTCCAGTTATTTGGTTCTGGTGGAATGGCATCTGGTGAATCTCCAAGACGGTCAACATCAGTAACAGATGCTGCACATGGTGCTTTACTCCGACAACTTCATCATTCTTTTCCTCAGAGATTTGAAGGAGCATTTGAAAGTTTACTAACTCATTTTGTTGACTGTATGGATGGTATGCATTATTTTATTAGTAGAGTTAGTACTCTTATGTTTTCCTTTCATGTTAGGGGCCTTAATCACAGGTCATATCATTTAGTATCTAACTTTTGATAATGTTGGGGCTCTATATTGTCTAAGTCATATATATGAAGAAGTAGTAATTAAGCTGCACGAGTATTATTtactatatttatttgttttaatgttaGCAACAAACCCCTAGAACAGTTGTATAATGCATCCAATAAAATAAATGGCACCGATAACCCTTTTGTCTTTGACTATACTGTGTTCACCATGTACTCGCTGACAGAGTACAAATATACTTATGGTTGTCAGAAATGTACATGACATGAACCAAACatttgctgtaactcgtttaaagcctttttctgtaacaaaaaaaggaaagtatgctagatacacttactggaaatgtgaggatatgattgaagctttaaattttctGCTAGATAACATATAagtacgtttcggcgataaagtgtatcgtcaggtagtatataggtattcctatgggcactaactgtgcccctttaatagcagatttatttctatattgctatgaatctcagtttatgaccaaactcagtaaagacccatcattgttatatttggttgatacattcaaaaatacctaccgttatctggatgatattgtttcgttgaataatccagagttctctaaatatacttccgaaatttacccaaaagaacttactttaactaaatctaacataaacagcagcagttgtccttttctagatttagacatttcaatttcaaacgggaaacttcatactaaaatttacgacaaaagagacgatttttcatttcctattgttaattttccttttttagacggcgatgtgcctttggctccatcatacgtaTGTACACCGAGGTGTTtatatatatcccaactcgttcggtttgcccgtgtgtgttctgatgtcatagattttaacgaacctAATCAATGCATCGCTGGGAAATTGTTGTGTCAGGAATTTcaataccataaattacttaaaacttaaatttggctgtacctgtagaaaacttatacaaaatggtatttcacatcctaaattttatggtaatattgtacttaaagcgagcaaatcactatgtgatccgtgtaaacttatcgaacctttaaacaaacttataagtagtaagggttatcgtaccaatattgtaattagatctctgaacatagtttacattggcactaatatcgattttgtcattagcaaattaaaacaaaactaaattgtatcttcttttgaggcgggatgtatagagacacaggcACGTTAATTTTCATCTCTATATaagtcgctcctcactatcctactacctgtcgatacatttatttttggcattgcacaagtcatgtcttctctgactgttcatgacgttaaaataccaaatccctgggatgtgttttagttgattttagtctctgatgcatgattttttattattaattgtttttggcttttaactagctgtcagtaactgtgagtactctcaaatcgtattttcttgttaattcgacctgttgatactgtttataatgttaataatgtttttttgttattttatattaatatggaacttgtctatataccagctttgattatttgaaatatcttctaattttcacttactacatttgtataaacttcaagatttacctgtattattaaaaccgttttttttcaaaagtgataattttcgaagggttaaatatttcgcagtggtgtcttgccatggatttttttggacttgtttgtttgctttttggccttgaatgtttgtccctaacattttattaactgtgcatttacatacagatatcgcagatcaaatttattcgttcatagtatattaatttacgttttttgatcaagttaagcctgccaattgatatttttcgtgtgtttttctatgttgtgatgttatgctattgtttcagaaaaagggagaaggtttggtaccattaaaacgtttaatcctgctgcaaatgtttgcacctgtcctaagtcaggaatcttatgtacagtagttgtcgtttgtttatgtaatttatacgtgtttctcgtttctcgtttttttatatagattagaccgttggttttcccgtttgaatggttttacactagtaattttggggccctttatagcttgttgttcggtgtgagccaaggctccgtgttgaaggccgtacattgacctataatggtttactttttta includes:
- the LOC143068632 gene encoding putative oxidoreductase YrbE, encoding MRINIVQRFFQHNNYGNIFISHLRKGAPCTTARYSTSGKENKRYSVGILGAGRIASSVHIKNILRNRKLVVKWIVDDSKDALANVQDEHLIFDVPFHPSKEVDSLIDDKSLDAVFVFTPTSTHADYICRSLNKGKNVLTEKPTGSTYDEIKLCYETAEKNNKILVTGFQRRFDPLFQDIYAATRNGGIGDIQMIKLTNRDSPKPAYEFLLNTDSEGCNIVSDLAVHDIDMMVWMTNGELPESVYTIGHIHDPKLKSARQPDTAVVTLKFKNGIMCTIDLSRDAVYGYDIRLELFGSGGMASGESPRRSTSVTDAAHGALLRQLHHSFPQRFEGAFESLLTHFVDCMDGKTKPLITKEECLLVANISEKAVQSFVEGRAVKF